From Vibrio tritonius, the proteins below share one genomic window:
- a CDS encoding type VI secretion system Vgr family protein codes for MARLGYSITINGLEDDTLVVRGFEGQESLSDSMFKGKPCYGFKYRVELASRKSDILPEQMVDHVAELTLYRDDVLVQRINGVIRKFSQGDIGHNYTYYEIILVPALERLSLRQNSRLFQLKTVPEIISTLLQEMNITDFAFDVQRECAQREFCVQYRETDLAFLHRLAAEEGLVYSFVHEEGKHTVLFTDATSSLPSITDAIPYNTLAGGVNDTPYIWKFAAHTQSEVATTAMQDYSFKKPAYSFAQSAQGTSMDYQLADYEHFDAPGRFKDDVSGKAFTQIRQEYLRRNAQIVIGKSNQQLMRAGYQFTLSDHLNEAMNQSYVTVLIQHKGEQPQAVEEEGGSGSTTYVNQFKAIPSTFTWRATPQPKPQVDGPMMAFVVGPEGEEIFCDEFGRVKVHFPWDRYSNANEQSSCWVRVSQGWAGPQYGTLAIPRIGHEVIVSFLNGDPDQPIITGRTYHATNTHPYTLPDNKTKTVLRTETHQGEGYNEVSFEDQSGSEKIFVHAQKDYEALVENDHIQVINHDKHLTVDNDAITKVKNNQHLTIKGESRTNIKKNNSINASGSIQQKVGDKTIIDSGSEVHLKAGNKIVLDGGDELTIAASGSFIKLDASGVTVVGSAINLNSGGSAGAGSGYAGLIAKLPTSIAEAVALVATEAESVVGLTPADPKLYSLANPALISLEALEQISVANVPLAKMCQKQADGSCLRTDCKCIHSEEGA; via the coding sequence ATGGCTAGGCTAGGTTATTCAATAACAATTAATGGGTTAGAGGACGACACTCTGGTTGTTCGTGGTTTCGAAGGACAAGAGTCGTTATCCGATAGTATGTTTAAAGGCAAGCCATGCTACGGTTTTAAGTACCGCGTGGAATTGGCAAGCCGCAAATCGGATATCCTGCCTGAGCAGATGGTCGATCATGTCGCTGAGTTAACTCTGTACCGAGACGATGTGTTGGTGCAGCGCATAAACGGTGTGATCCGCAAATTCAGCCAAGGCGATATCGGCCATAACTACACCTATTACGAAATTATCCTAGTCCCGGCGCTAGAAAGGTTATCTCTGCGCCAAAACAGCCGCCTGTTCCAACTGAAAACCGTTCCTGAAATCATTTCTACCTTACTCCAAGAAATGAACATCACCGACTTTGCGTTTGATGTGCAGCGTGAATGCGCACAACGTGAGTTTTGTGTGCAATACCGAGAGACTGACCTTGCCTTTCTGCACCGTCTCGCTGCAGAAGAGGGATTGGTGTATAGCTTTGTCCATGAAGAGGGCAAACATACCGTATTGTTTACTGATGCGACGTCTAGCTTGCCATCCATTACCGATGCCATTCCATACAACACGCTGGCAGGTGGTGTGAATGACACACCTTATATTTGGAAATTTGCCGCGCATACGCAAAGTGAAGTTGCCACCACTGCCATGCAGGATTACAGCTTCAAAAAGCCGGCGTATTCCTTTGCACAAAGTGCGCAAGGCACCTCAATGGATTACCAACTGGCGGATTATGAACACTTCGATGCGCCAGGGCGTTTTAAAGATGATGTGAGCGGCAAGGCGTTTACGCAAATTCGCCAAGAGTATCTTCGCCGCAACGCACAAATCGTGATTGGCAAGAGTAATCAGCAACTGATGCGAGCTGGCTATCAATTCACCCTCTCAGACCACCTTAACGAGGCGATGAACCAAAGCTATGTGACCGTGTTGATTCAGCATAAAGGTGAACAGCCACAAGCGGTGGAAGAAGAGGGGGGTAGCGGTTCAACCACTTACGTGAACCAATTTAAAGCCATTCCATCGACGTTTACATGGCGCGCGACACCTCAGCCAAAACCCCAAGTGGATGGCCCAATGATGGCGTTTGTCGTGGGGCCAGAAGGAGAAGAGATCTTCTGTGATGAATTTGGTCGGGTAAAAGTGCATTTCCCATGGGATCGCTATTCAAATGCCAACGAGCAGAGTTCGTGTTGGGTGCGAGTTTCTCAAGGTTGGGCTGGCCCACAATATGGCACGCTGGCGATCCCTCGTATTGGTCATGAAGTGATTGTGTCATTCCTTAATGGCGACCCTGATCAGCCCATCATTACCGGCAGAACCTATCACGCCACCAATACTCATCCGTATACATTGCCTGATAACAAAACCAAAACCGTGTTGCGCACCGAAACTCACCAAGGGGAAGGTTACAACGAAGTGAGTTTTGAAGACCAATCAGGTAGCGAGAAGATTTTTGTGCATGCACAGAAAGACTACGAAGCCTTGGTAGAAAACGACCATATTCAAGTCATCAACCATGACAAACATCTCACCGTGGATAATGATGCGATAACTAAGGTCAAAAATAACCAACACCTGACGATCAAAGGCGAATCACGCACTAACATCAAAAAAAATAACAGTATTAATGCAAGTGGTTCAATACAGCAGAAGGTGGGCGATAAGACCATCATCGACTCTGGTAGTGAGGTTCATCTAAAAGCTGGCAATAAAATCGTACTCGATGGTGGTGATGAACTTACCATCGCGGCATCAGGCAGTTTTATCAAATTAGACGCTTCCGGTGTCACCGTAGTGGGGTCAGCAATCAATCTGAACTCCGGCGGTAGCGCGGGCGCAGGATCAGGCTACGCAGGACTAATCGCCAAATTACCAACATCAATCGCAGAAGCGGTGGCACTAGTGGCCACCGAGGCTGAGAGTGTGGTGGGGCTAACGCCTGCCGATCCAAAACTTTATTCTTTAGCTAATCCCGCATTAATCAGCCTTGAAGCCCTAGAACAAATTTCAGTCGCTAATGTCCCATTAGCAAAAATGTGTCAAAAGCAGGCTGATGGGAGCTGTTTACGTACTGATTGTAAATGTATCCATTCTGAGGAGGGGGCATGA
- a CDS encoding DUF4123 domain-containing protein gives MSLFSQLKTVQGQQWLVVDKVRVPDIEKLAYLYIPNVEVVQLFKGTPFEHLNEIGPVAIKYTAVSEFEALLQTNSDIRTSCVLFSVRDNHEEESLIQHFQALHYVIIDDAPLFFRFYAEPTWEIVESNISDEDVNTILGPFDALSWIDSNLIVKSIKRKENNINKKIKLPYKLTSNFGKELI, from the coding sequence ATGAGTCTATTCAGTCAATTAAAAACAGTTCAAGGTCAACAATGGTTGGTTGTTGATAAGGTAAGAGTGCCTGATATAGAAAAATTGGCCTATCTCTATATCCCCAATGTAGAAGTAGTTCAATTGTTTAAAGGTACACCCTTCGAACATTTGAATGAGATCGGTCCCGTAGCGATTAAGTATACGGCAGTAAGCGAGTTTGAGGCATTATTACAGACAAATTCTGATATCAGAACAAGTTGTGTCCTATTCTCGGTACGTGATAACCATGAAGAAGAAAGCTTAATCCAACATTTTCAAGCTTTACACTACGTAATTATTGATGATGCCCCCCTATTTTTCCGATTTTATGCGGAACCTACTTGGGAAATTGTTGAGAGTAACATTAGTGATGAGGATGTTAATACAATTTTGGGACCGTTTGATGCCCTAAGCTGGATAGATAGCAACCTGATTGTTAAATCAATAAAACGAAAAGAAAATAATATAAACAAAAAAATAAAATTACCTTATAAATTAACGTCGAACTTTGGTAAGGAATTAATATAA
- a CDS encoding LysM peptidoglycan-binding domain-containing protein — protein MASEYKKYTIEKGDCLSLLAQKFNVTVDELKELNSEQIKNIDLIYTGKEINVPGGSPNQPIKDGATTDLPSPPSDCASGNDLCSSSPEYVDILYVPAHPKTGKKCYYAITKAAQTAILQEQKTLVSAIHPNDSEKTLQDLNDLGVFANFYTSPHGQFLDIKDRDRYDYLVIALKTIQSGAYQTKDGFLENLSEQELSKEDFAFLYHEQLEKYELQIELTNNPSYWGIAYGGSSAIEHVKKTAKLEKNKEKARQKIKDKLINDLERKIKSFEDKAQKNAARIETDDGSYYVYDKDRKYYTSNTEKEIESLFKYIIKSKIDNKIYFESFTDDAISLSSHREADRKINNFDNLMFSSLPDNRDKDFKEKLKSLNTHGFVIKEQCLTYDELEGSNDDLRGPKTFRQEFDDWRAEGAKGSGLPIEITEAESLIDKLFNDISVDFSKISKRDLSGRITLTDEDALDRMLKETGADKWAYYPSIALIKVIDSTFIKWNSDIKSLLEVNSNRDVNNAKFPLPKIFSGLLWVKKIAQERINRIKKLAEERANKNQNIKFLKDFTEPKSSFVVIWDDSNYIAKKKQTSEIKKGNDFIRVIECVLMSVGTLGWVRGPSWYLPETYSDLSSAKGHVKEITKNVSVVSHLSGNSSLKGKQALTNLTSAMDVIKSDFSSTALKSMKENVIGGKFLLNPYNLTNKKEIVDSAFWSNNYHWEDGLGPNKIDSQYVVDASAQLLRFTASSQENLNVPLSKFKSFEPNSNTEFSGQMNMSFDLFHSQMRFDAWYPIQKYQEDNTESKGQEFLLYYNTTESNKPEKYSLGYFFFHLSAVIYATAAASIAVSRNIQFGFADTADGKIGVRGSAYSESDYVSEDGAEPKFKKYERTRINVPNSTKNTNLVAADANFKVDMFAGVETGGMVEGEIYWQPPQVSFNGYEVQDNIMRLGKLSAQAAVSYGAGLSAEFRITLHNGAIYMIVAATWVTGPGASGKIAIELDYLSIDRLFKHILNVYYQNGFESLSSVGEYNSTLVNKNTPQLKDLNNLLTSALFLGLNIGEVLLLPAKFIENKKYESLKEDYGPMLARNIIDKDNQKNTQMWVEQLSPEVLAKLLDCLSDVDELSSLSPNNAKSLVEKLEAVVKVLNWINESEGDKSKSLKQYELTLSLLGGNYTLSNNTYLYWLNIYNGWIKLSKIITTIKWQIEISAKIDENNIKRRVSSPENLLNTIRVLNNVKVKPICKSYNELIAKLSLNIKVYTNNSDYDVYNYLKSKLSYSVENLADYNEVIVILDPVDGESGQVKKDRIDLQKIINNGKWEESKKIWYI, from the coding sequence ATGGCTAGTGAATATAAGAAGTATACTATTGAGAAAGGTGACTGCCTTTCATTATTAGCACAGAAATTTAATGTTACCGTTGACGAGTTAAAAGAACTTAATTCTGAACAAATTAAAAACATCGATTTAATTTACACAGGAAAAGAGATTAATGTTCCTGGCGGTAGTCCAAATCAGCCGATAAAAGATGGAGCTACCACTGACCTTCCTAGCCCTCCATCTGACTGTGCCTCAGGGAATGATCTGTGTAGTTCTTCTCCTGAATATGTTGATATTCTCTATGTACCAGCACATCCTAAAACAGGTAAAAAATGCTACTACGCAATAACCAAAGCTGCTCAAACAGCCATATTGCAGGAACAGAAAACGTTGGTCAGTGCGATACATCCAAATGACAGCGAGAAAACACTTCAAGATCTTAATGATTTAGGAGTGTTTGCGAACTTTTATACATCTCCACATGGTCAATTTTTAGATATTAAAGATCGAGATAGATATGATTACCTTGTTATTGCTTTAAAGACAATACAATCAGGAGCTTATCAAACAAAAGATGGTTTCTTAGAGAACTTGTCTGAACAAGAGCTAAGTAAAGAGGATTTTGCATTTCTATATCATGAACAACTAGAAAAGTATGAGCTACAAATTGAATTAACTAATAATCCTAGTTATTGGGGAATCGCTTATGGAGGTTCTTCTGCAATAGAGCACGTAAAAAAAACGGCTAAACTTGAAAAAAACAAAGAAAAAGCAAGACAGAAAATAAAAGATAAATTAATTAATGACTTAGAAAGAAAAATAAAATCTTTTGAAGATAAAGCACAAAAGAATGCTGCAAGAATAGAAACAGATGATGGTTCTTATTATGTATATGATAAGGATAGAAAGTATTACACGAGTAATACTGAAAAAGAAATTGAGTCTTTATTTAAGTACATAATCAAAAGTAAAATTGATAACAAGATTTACTTTGAATCTTTTACTGATGATGCAATATCACTGTCTTCCCATCGTGAAGCAGATAGAAAAATTAACAATTTTGATAATCTAATGTTCAGTTCACTACCAGATAATCGGGATAAAGATTTTAAAGAAAAGTTAAAATCCCTTAATACTCATGGTTTTGTAATAAAAGAACAATGCTTAACCTATGATGAATTAGAAGGTAGTAACGATGATCTTCGAGGACCTAAAACTTTCAGACAGGAATTTGACGATTGGCGTGCAGAAGGTGCAAAAGGGTCTGGACTACCTATAGAAATTACTGAAGCTGAGAGTCTAATTGATAAACTATTTAATGATATCAGTGTGGATTTTTCCAAAATAAGTAAACGAGATCTTAGCGGTAGGATTACTCTTACGGATGAAGATGCTTTAGACAGGATGCTAAAGGAAACTGGTGCAGATAAATGGGCCTATTATCCGTCAATAGCCTTAATTAAAGTTATTGATTCTACATTTATCAAATGGAATTCTGATATTAAAAGTTTGTTAGAAGTTAATTCTAACCGAGATGTTAATAATGCAAAATTTCCATTACCTAAGATATTCTCTGGTTTACTTTGGGTAAAGAAAATTGCGCAAGAGAGAATTAATAGGATTAAGAAACTAGCTGAGGAAAGGGCTAATAAAAATCAGAATATAAAATTTTTGAAAGATTTTACTGAACCAAAAAGTTCATTTGTTGTTATTTGGGATGATTCAAATTATATAGCAAAGAAAAAACAAACATCTGAGATAAAAAAAGGTAATGATTTTATAAGAGTCATCGAATGTGTCTTAATGTCTGTGGGAACATTAGGTTGGGTTCGTGGTCCTAGTTGGTATTTGCCAGAAACTTATTCTGATTTAAGTAGTGCAAAGGGACATGTTAAAGAAATTACAAAAAATGTTTCAGTAGTTAGTCACTTGTCTGGTAATTCATCACTGAAAGGTAAGCAAGCGTTAACAAATCTAACCAGTGCTATGGACGTAATAAAGTCCGATTTTTCAAGCACTGCCTTAAAATCGATGAAAGAAAATGTTATTGGCGGTAAGTTTTTATTAAATCCATATAATCTAACTAATAAAAAAGAAATTGTTGATAGTGCTTTTTGGTCGAACAATTACCATTGGGAAGATGGGCTAGGTCCTAATAAAATTGATTCGCAATATGTTGTCGATGCATCAGCACAGCTACTGCGTTTTACTGCCAGTTCTCAAGAAAATTTAAATGTTCCACTGAGCAAATTTAAAAGTTTTGAACCGAATAGTAATACGGAATTTTCTGGTCAAATGAACATGTCATTTGATCTCTTTCATAGTCAAATGCGATTTGATGCTTGGTATCCTATACAAAAATACCAAGAAGATAATACTGAAAGTAAAGGGCAAGAGTTTTTACTATATTACAATACCACAGAGAGTAATAAACCAGAGAAGTACTCTTTAGGTTACTTTTTCTTTCATTTATCAGCTGTAATTTATGCAACAGCAGCTGCAAGTATTGCTGTATCGAGAAATATTCAATTTGGTTTTGCTGATACAGCGGATGGCAAAATTGGCGTGAGAGGTAGTGCTTATTCTGAAAGTGATTATGTTTCAGAAGATGGGGCTGAACCTAAATTCAAAAAATACGAAAGAACACGTATCAATGTGCCAAATAGTACCAAAAATACAAATCTAGTAGCAGCAGATGCAAATTTTAAGGTTGATATGTTTGCCGGCGTCGAGACTGGTGGGATGGTCGAGGGAGAGATATATTGGCAGCCTCCACAGGTGAGTTTCAACGGTTATGAGGTTCAGGATAATATCATGCGTTTGGGTAAGCTGTCCGCCCAAGCTGCAGTGAGCTATGGCGCTGGATTATCTGCTGAGTTTCGTATTACACTTCACAACGGTGCGATTTATATGATCGTTGCCGCTACATGGGTTACCGGGCCTGGCGCATCAGGAAAGATCGCAATCGAATTAGATTATCTGAGTATCGATAGGCTTTTTAAACACATTTTGAACGTGTACTACCAAAACGGATTTGAATCGCTAAGTAGTGTTGGTGAGTATAACAGTACCTTAGTGAATAAAAATACCCCACAACTTAAAGACTTAAACAACCTATTAACCAGTGCACTGTTTTTGGGACTTAATATAGGTGAAGTACTTCTTTTACCGGCTAAATTTATAGAAAATAAAAAATATGAGTCACTAAAAGAGGATTATGGGCCGATGTTGGCAAGAAATATTATCGACAAAGATAATCAAAAGAATACCCAAATGTGGGTTGAGCAGCTTTCACCAGAAGTGTTAGCTAAGTTATTGGATTGTTTATCTGATGTGGATGAGTTATCATCGTTAAGTCCAAATAATGCAAAAAGTCTAGTGGAAAAATTGGAAGCAGTAGTTAAAGTACTTAATTGGATTAATGAAAGTGAAGGAGATAAATCAAAGTCTTTAAAACAATATGAACTAACATTATCTTTATTAGGTGGTAATTACACACTGAGCAATAATACATACCTTTATTGGTTGAATATCTACAACGGTTGGATTAAGTTATCAAAAATAATAACCACAATAAAATGGCAAATTGAAATTTCAGCTAAGATAGATGAAAATAATATAAAACGTAGAGTATCTAGCCCTGAAAACTTATTAAATACAATTAGAGTTCTTAATAATGTAAAGGTCAAACCTATTTGTAAATCATATAATGAACTAATAGCTAAGCTATCTTTAAATATTAAAGTATATACAAATAATAGTGATTATGATGTTTATAATTATCTTAAATCAAAATTATCTTATAGCGTTGAAAATCTTGCTGATTATAATGAAGTTATCGTAATTCTAGATCCTGTTGATGGTGAAAGTGGTCAGGTTAAAAAAGATAGAATTGATTTACAGAAAATAATAAATAATGGAAAATGGGAAGAGAGTAAAAAAATATGGTACATTTAA
- a CDS encoding SEL1-like repeat protein has product MVHLIRFRIYYALFLTLFFITACKKENNTSQNENVNDSVLVKYVQNNIDTTVDYYFTSTYKPDNPLYQPVLAIQRERWDIAVPLLEKLVKENNPDAMYWLATISGGSVFSGDLKAKLFEKSAELGNPYAALRLNEGSDDCETYLKGICSREWGKKAKELFENRASEGDLKSKYFLQKLEGEKVNNLLEIGIENAKHGYFYPLYEYVFYTRNLNLDLKKNLYRIMVKNHFTPVANLMYLNYRIDNLNNEFYIDMLDDLEMFDGVWNAKVSFYESFIEKKPTVDYIKNYIESSFILELIKKDNYSSLDSSIDKTNVDISYENSILSENGLSLLNGSDINKIKNDAVNKINNLKPIIFIDEFYYSMDKL; this is encoded by the coding sequence ATGGTACATTTAATAAGATTTAGAATATATTATGCTCTATTTTTAACTTTATTTTTCATCACGGCGTGTAAAAAAGAAAATAATACATCTCAAAATGAAAATGTAAATGATAGTGTACTTGTTAAGTATGTGCAAAATAATATTGATACTACTGTTGATTATTATTTTACTAGCACATACAAACCTGACAATCCTCTTTATCAACCTGTGTTGGCTATTCAAAGAGAACGATGGGATATAGCTGTCCCATTGTTGGAAAAATTAGTTAAAGAAAACAATCCAGATGCTATGTATTGGTTGGCAACTATATCAGGAGGAAGTGTATTCTCTGGTGATTTAAAAGCTAAACTTTTTGAAAAATCTGCTGAACTAGGTAATCCATATGCAGCACTAAGATTAAATGAAGGTTCAGATGATTGTGAAACTTACTTAAAAGGTATTTGTAGTAGAGAATGGGGAAAGAAGGCAAAGGAGTTATTTGAAAATAGAGCAAGTGAAGGTGATTTAAAATCAAAGTATTTCCTTCAAAAATTGGAAGGGGAAAAAGTTAATAATCTACTTGAAATTGGCATTGAAAATGCGAAGCATGGCTATTTTTATCCATTGTATGAATATGTTTTTTATACTAGAAATCTAAATTTAGATTTAAAAAAGAATTTATATAGAATAATGGTTAAAAATCATTTTACCCCTGTAGCTAATCTCATGTATTTAAACTATAGAATAGATAATCTTAATAATGAATTTTATATAGATATGCTGGATGATTTGGAGATGTTTGACGGGGTATGGAATGCTAAGGTTAGCTTTTATGAAAGTTTTATCGAAAAGAAACCAACGGTAGATTATATTAAAAATTATATCGAATCATCTTTCATATTAGAACTTATTAAAAAAGATAATTATAGTAGTCTTGATAGTTCAATTGACAAAACAAATGTCGATATTTCATATGAGAATAGTATTTTGAGTGAAAATGGATTAAGTTTATTAAATGGTAGTGATATTAATAAAATTAAAAATGATGCAGTAAATAAAATTAACAACTTAAAACCTATAATTTTCATAGATGAATTCTATTATTCTATGGATAAGCTATGA
- a CDS encoding amino acid permease, producing MQGSDSHAPLKRGLKNRHIQLIALGGAIGTGLFLGIAQTIQSAGPSVLLGYAVAGLIAFFIMRQLGEMVVEEPVAGTFSHFAGKYWHDFAGFLSGWNYWVLYILVGMAELTAIGIYVQYWWPDIPTWVSALVFFVVINAINLTNVKMFGELEFWFSIIKVLAIVGMIAYGAYILVFADSDTSTIANLWQNGGFFPNGASGLTMAMAAIMFSFGGLELIGITAAEAEHPEKSIPRATNQVIYRILLFYIGSLVVLLSLYPWQKVAEGGSPFVMIFHALNSDWVANVLNVIILTAALSVYNSCVYSNSRMMYGLAKQGNAPKAMLKVNRRGVPLAALLISAISTGCCVLINYFMPGEAFGFLMALVVSALVLNWIVITITHMKFKLAKIKAREKTQYPSWGYPITNWICLFFLAGILVIMFMTPGMRLSVYLLPVWVCAMAIAYITKTKRQKEADGVLAEQL from the coding sequence ATGCAAGGAAGTGACTCTCATGCTCCGCTAAAACGGGGCTTAAAAAACCGTCATATTCAGTTGATAGCCCTAGGTGGCGCAATTGGTACCGGATTATTTTTGGGTATCGCCCAAACCATTCAATCAGCAGGCCCATCCGTTCTCTTGGGCTACGCCGTCGCAGGCTTGATTGCTTTCTTTATTATGCGCCAACTCGGCGAGATGGTGGTTGAAGAGCCAGTCGCCGGTACATTTAGCCATTTTGCTGGTAAATATTGGCATGATTTTGCGGGTTTCCTATCCGGCTGGAACTATTGGGTGCTCTATATTCTTGTGGGCATGGCCGAACTCACTGCAATCGGTATTTACGTTCAATACTGGTGGCCAGACATTCCAACTTGGGTTTCTGCACTGGTGTTTTTTGTGGTCATTAACGCCATAAACCTTACTAACGTTAAGATGTTCGGTGAGCTGGAGTTTTGGTTCTCTATTATCAAAGTGCTCGCCATTGTGGGCATGATTGCTTACGGGGCATATATTTTGGTGTTTGCCGATAGCGATACATCAACTATTGCTAACCTGTGGCAAAACGGCGGCTTCTTCCCTAACGGAGCAAGTGGCTTGACCATGGCGATGGCAGCTATCATGTTCTCATTTGGTGGTTTAGAGCTTATCGGGATAACCGCCGCTGAAGCAGAGCACCCAGAGAAAAGCATCCCTCGTGCAACCAACCAAGTGATTTACCGTATTCTGCTGTTTTATATCGGTTCATTAGTCGTGCTTTTGTCTCTTTACCCTTGGCAAAAAGTGGCAGAAGGTGGCAGTCCATTCGTGATGATTTTCCACGCATTAAACAGCGATTGGGTGGCGAACGTACTGAACGTGATTATCCTGACGGCAGCGCTATCGGTATACAATAGCTGTGTGTACAGCAACAGCCGTATGATGTACGGCCTTGCCAAACAAGGCAATGCACCGAAAGCTATGCTAAAAGTAAACCGTCGCGGTGTGCCACTCGCAGCATTGCTCATTTCTGCCATTTCAACGGGTTGTTGTGTTCTGATTAACTACTTTATGCCAGGTGAAGCATTTGGCTTCCTAATGGCGCTCGTCGTATCCGCTTTGGTCCTAAACTGGATTGTGATCACCATTACTCACATGAAGTTCAAACTAGCCAAAATCAAAGCGCGCGAGAAAACACAATATCCTTCTTGGGGATACCCAATCACCAACTGGATTTGTTTGTTCTTCTTAGCTGGCATCTTAGTGATCATGTTTATGACCCCAGGCATGCGCCTATCAGTGTATCTGCTGCCAGTTTGGGTATGCGCAATGGCCATAGCATACATAACAAAAACCAAACGCCAAAAAGAAGCCGATGGGGTATTGGCAGAGCAGCTATAA
- a CDS encoding AEC family transporter, with protein sequence MSSFLDQLAFSISITGPICVMLALGVFFKRIELINENFIDVASKVVFQVTLPALLFLSIVQAKHDFSNSMSFIIFGVVANIVFFLFSTVTTKKFFKNAADQGVIIQGGFRSNSAIVGLAYVANAYGNSGVALAAIYVAATTMLYNIQAVITLTPKGNSNGTQALKVMLNTLRKNPLIISIVAGLICYLLSIPIPKIVSDAGHYFANMTLPLALLCTGGSLDLKAMNQDKGPTWFSSMNKLIFAPLFITLGGVMCGFSGQELGIIFLMSASPAAAASYVMARAMGGNYTLAANIIAVTTVFSLLTCTIGIFVLSSLNLF encoded by the coding sequence ATGTCCTCGTTTTTAGACCAATTGGCGTTTTCTATCTCAATTACCGGTCCAATCTGTGTCATGCTCGCTCTCGGTGTCTTTTTTAAGCGTATCGAATTGATCAATGAAAATTTCATTGATGTGGCATCCAAAGTTGTGTTTCAGGTTACCTTACCTGCCCTACTGTTTTTAAGTATTGTCCAAGCAAAGCATGACTTTTCTAACAGCATGTCTTTCATTATTTTTGGAGTGGTCGCTAACATCGTTTTCTTTCTCTTTTCGACGGTGACCACCAAAAAGTTTTTCAAAAATGCGGCCGACCAAGGGGTTATTATTCAAGGTGGGTTTCGCTCGAATTCCGCTATCGTTGGGCTTGCGTACGTGGCTAACGCCTATGGTAATTCTGGTGTTGCACTTGCTGCAATTTACGTCGCAGCCACGACCATGCTTTATAACATTCAAGCGGTGATTACGCTAACGCCAAAAGGCAATAGTAATGGTACTCAAGCACTCAAGGTTATGCTCAATACTCTGCGCAAGAACCCGTTAATTATTTCCATTGTTGCAGGGCTAATCTGTTACTTACTTTCAATCCCAATTCCGAAAATTGTGTCTGATGCGGGGCATTACTTTGCCAATATGACACTGCCTTTAGCTCTGCTCTGCACGGGTGGTTCCCTAGACCTCAAAGCCATGAATCAAGATAAAGGGCCTACTTGGTTCTCAAGCATGAACAAACTCATTTTTGCGCCACTGTTTATCACACTAGGTGGCGTTATGTGTGGATTTTCGGGACAAGAACTGGGAATCATATTTTTGATGAGCGCATCGCCGGCTGCTGCAGCAAGTTATGTGATGGCGCGAGCCATGGGCGGCAACTACACATTAGCAGCGAATATTATCGCGGTAACCACTGTCTTTTCGCTGCTGACATGTACAATAGGTATCTTTGTACTTTCTAGCTTAAATCTGTTTTAA